CAACCTATTTTTTTTGGAGCATCTGTATGCATATGCTACGACAATTCATGCCGTCACACTTCTTCACTCCCCAACGGATCGAGATCCAGTGACATGCTGTGAGCATGTCACTAATGAACAATAATGGTAACATGCGCCCCTCTCTGAAACGCCCGATCGAGAATCAGCGGACAAATCTTGAATAAACAGTGTCGGATCTACAGTGTTTTGTCTACGGTATCTCCTCTACAGTGTTCTCTGCTACAGTACCGTCCACAGTGTTCCTCCCCTACGGTATTTAATTTGGACCGTCCCCTTTGCATCCAACGGCTGCCGGCCCGCATTTTACGGCGTGACTGCTGTGGGCATGTCACCGGATCCCTGTCCCTCCCCGACCGTTAAATTCTTCCTCCACTTTTTTTAAATAAAGAAACGGAACTCGGCCACTCCTTAGAAAGTCTTCGTCTTCCACCGACCCATGGGCCCAGTGGACCGCCGAGACCCACCGGTAAATGAGCCAACTGCAAAGCAACCGAGGGGTGGCCACGGGAAAGCCCTCCCTGACCTGGAGTCTCTCTGCCACCTTTCCCTCCTCCCATGGTTTTGGCACAGATTCCCAGCGCTGCCAAAAGCAAACAAAAACTCTCCTCTCCTGATCCTCCCGCCATTACTCACGAGCACCGACGCGCCAGCCCCGCCGCTCCCACTGACAAGCAGGCCACGCCTCCATCGATTTGCTCTGCTCTCCTGGCCTGCGCAGCTTACACATGCATGCTCTCGCAGTCACGAGCCGCACAGTTCACCTCAGTCGTCAGTGAGCTCCACGGCCCGACGAAGCTAGCATCTCTCGGGAACGACGATGGGGCTGCCCGCCATCTTCGCGGTGGCCGTGATGGTGGCGATCGCCGTGGTGGCGTCGGAGGCGAAGACGACGATCGAGCCGTGCTCGGGGTCGGACTCGTGCCCGGCGCTGCTGGGCTACACGCTCTACGCCGACATGAAGGTCTCCGAGGTGGCCGCGCTCTTCGCCACCGACCCCTCCGCGCTCCTCGCCGCCAACGCGCTCGACTTCGCCGCCCCGGGCGCCGCGCACCGCATCCTGCCCATGGGCCTCTTCCTCCGCGTGCCCACGCGCTGCGCCTGCGCCGACGGCGTCCGCAAGTCCGTCGCCGTCCGCTACGCCGCGCGCCCCGCCGACACGCTCGCCACCGTCGCCGACGTCGTCTTCGCGGGGCTCGCCTCCGCCGACCAGATCCGCGGCGCCAACGGcctcgccgacgccgacgccgacgcgccGCTCGACGCGGGCCAGCGGCTCGTCGTGCCGCTCCCATGCGTCTGCTTCAACTCCTCCGACAGCAACCTCCCCGCGGTGTACCTCTCCTACGTGGTGCAGGTCGGGGACACGGtgcccgccatcgccgccgcctacGAGACCACCGTCACGGACGTCATGAACGTCAACGCCATGGGCAGCCCCGTCGCCGCGCCGGGCGACATCCTCGCCATCCCATTGCCAGGTACTACGCGTGATCAAATTGCTTTTCCTGTACGTGCTACACACACATTTTCTAAATATAAGAG
Above is a window of Triticum aestivum cultivar Chinese Spring chromosome 6B, IWGSC CS RefSeq v2.1, whole genome shotgun sequence DNA encoding:
- the LOC123134644 gene encoding lysM domain-containing GPI-anchored protein LYP6; the encoded protein is MGLPAIFAVAVMVAIAVVASEAKTTIEPCSGSDSCPALLGYTLYADMKVSEVAALFATDPSALLAANALDFAAPGAAHRILPMGLFLRVPTRCACADGVRKSVAVRYAARPADTLATVADVVFAGLASADQIRGANGLADADADAPLDAGQRLVVPLPCVCFNSSDSNLPAVYLSYVVQVGDTVPAIAAAYETTVTDVMNVNAMGSPVAAPGDILAIPLPACASSFPKTASDHGLLVANGTYALTAGNCVQCSCGPGNLNLYCTPASLSGSCPSTQCSNSNVLLGNASTHATSAGCNVSSCTYGGFVNGTITTLLNTGLQPTCPGPHQVPLLTDPPTTVNRDYSTSLAPLSAPVPTEAGGVMAEPPPKSSEHGGSFTLPKVSPTHGPAGSVSGAPPPPMSKPRRILSGFILCLLLQHFHV